The Gemmatimonadota bacterium DH-78 region GTTCGCCTGAGCGAGAACCGAGACACCGGCCTGCTGGAGGATCTGGTTCTTCGTCAGCTCGGCCATCTCCGCCGCCATGTCGGCGTCACGGATCACGGACTCGGCCGCCGCGAAGTTCTCGATGGCCGCGTTCACGTTCGCGCTGGCGTAGTCGAGGCGGTTCTGCTTCGCTCCGATCTCGGAGAAGGCGTCCGACACCACGCCGATGGCGGCGTCGATCGCGGCGAGAGCGGTCTCGGCCACCGTGTCGGTGGCGAGGCTCGAACCGGTCATGCTGAGGCCGGCGACGGTCAGGTTCACACCCGACATCGTGATCTTGTCGTCGGCGAGGTTGCCCGAGGCACCGACCACGAACTCGGCGGTCGTACCGGCGACCACCAGGTCGCCCGCTCCGTCACCCGCCGCCGTGATGTCGAAGGCGTTCGACGTCTGGAGGGTCACACCGAAGGCATCGAAGCTGATCGAGCCACCAGCCGTGAAGCCCACCAGGCTGACGGTCTGGGTGAGGCTGCTGTCGCTGTTCGCGAGCGTGATGGTCTCCGCACCGCCCGTGTTGTCACGGGTGAGGGTGTAGGTACCGGCCGCGACGCCGCTGATGGTGGCACCGGTGATCTCGGTACCGCCGGCCAGCACGGTGCTGTTGACCACGTTGCTGTCGACCTGGGCACCGAAGGAGCCGTCGAGCAGCGCGGAGCCCTGGTACTTGGTCGAGTCGGCGATACGATCGATCTCGCCCATCAGCTCCTGGAACTCGGTCTCGATCCGGGCGCGGCCGTTCGAGTCCACGTTGTCCGACACGGACTGGGTGGCGAGCTCCTTCATACGCTCGAGGATGCCCTGGATCTGCTGGGCACCGCCCTCGGCAACCTGAAGAAGCGCGTTCGACTGCTCGGCGTTCCGCGAGGCCTGCTTGAGCGCGCGGAGGTCCGCCCGCAGCTGGTTCGCGATACCGAGGCCCGCCGCGTCGTCGGCCGCACGGTTGATCCGGAAGCCGGACGACAGACGCCCGAGCGAACGGCTCACCGAGGTGTTGGACATGCCGAGCGAGCGCTGGGCGTTGATCGACGCGATGTTGGTGTTCACACGCATGGTAGGGTTCCTTCCCTGGAGTGTTGACTGCCGGGGCATCCTTGCCCCGGTCGAGGCTGATCCTTCAACCTCTGGAGAGTAGTGTCGGGCCGCCTGCGAAAACCTTTAGAGAGGGGAGCGACTCTGGTGAACAACGCACGAAACGGCGCGCAGATCCGAGTGCTGGTGGCCGATGACGACCCCTCGCTGCGGCTCGCCCTCACCATGGTTTTTCAGCGGGCCGGCCACGATGTGGTCGCGGCCGAGCACACGGATGCGGCGCGCGAGATCGTGGCCGCGGACCGCGCCGACGTCGCCCTGATCGACGCGGGCATGCCGCGCGACGGGGTGGCCTTCTGGAAGGAGTGCCGCGAGGGCGACAACGCGCTCGCGGGCGCCCTGCTGGTCACCGGCGATGTGTGGGCCCTCGGCGAGCTCGCCCGTCACCCGATGGTGCTGGAGAAGCCCTTCGACTTCCGGGCGCTGGTGGAGCGGGTGGAGCGACTGGCCGCCGCGGGCGATCAGCCCGGGTCGCCGCCCGTCTGAATCGCCCCGGCCGCCGCGGCCCCGGACGACTCCGGGGAACTGGTCACGAAGAGAGTGACCCGACGATTGCCGGGGTTGCGGGGCTCGTCGGGGTACCGCAGCTGCCGATCGGCGTATCCGCGCACCTCGAGCACGCGCTCTTCGGCCACCCCGAGGGTGGTGAGCATGCGGCGGGCGGTGTTCGCCCGGTCGACCGAGAGCTCCCAGTTGGTGTACCCGGCCCGCGGATACGGCGCGGCGTCGGTGTGGCCTTCGATCACGATCGAGTTGGGCAGTGCGGCGAGCGACTCGCCCACGAGCGCCAGCACCCGCTCGAGGGCGGCCTCGGGATTGGCCGAGCCGAACTCGAAGAAGGTCTCGCCCTCCGCCCCCTCGGCCATCTCCACGCGGAGTCCCTCGGCCGTGACCGCCACCGAGATCTCGGCCTCCACGCCCTGCAGCTCCAGCTGCTCCACCCCGGTGCGGATCTGCGCGGCGGCGGCCTCGAGTTCGGCCTGATCGGGCAGCGGAGGAGCCGCCTCCGACCCGGTGACGCCGTCGGGGTTCGTGATCGGTCGGGGCGGCGCGGTCACGGGATTGCTCCCGGAGAACGCCGGGCTGGAGCCGTTGGCGTACCCGCGCTTGAAGCCGATCGGGTTGTTGAAGTAGCCCTCGACCACATCCTTCACGCCGTCGTCCATGCTCACGATCCACATGACCATGAAGAAGGCCATCATGGCCGTCACGAAGTCGGCGTAGGCCACCTTCCACGATCCACCGTGGTGCCCGCCGCCCGACTTCTTCCGCCGGGGCCGGACGACGATGATCTTCGGCTGCGACTTGAGACCCATCAGGCCGCCTTCGGCGCCCGCGTCATCTCCTCCACCTCGTCGAAGGAGGGACGCTCCTCGGGGTGAATGCTGCGCCGGGCGAACTCCACCGATGTGAGAGGCGAGTCGCCGCGCGCGAAGGAGAGAATGGCCGTCCGGATGCAGAGCATGTAGGCGTTTTCCGCCTTGATGCGGTTCTCGATCGACTTGGCGATCGGACCCACGACGCCGTACGCCAGCAGCACGCCGACGAAGGTGCCGACCAGGGCGGCCGCCACGCTCTCGCCGATCACCGCCGGTTCGCCGCCGATCTTGCCCATGGTGATGATCACCCCGAGCACCGCGGCCACGATGCCGAACCCCGGCATGGCGTCGGCGATGGTCGCCACCGCGTGCGGGATCTCCATGCGCTCCTCGTGATGCTGCTCGATGTCGAGGTCGAGGATCTCCTGCAGATGGTGGTCTTCCACCGCTCCGGTCAGCAGCACCTTCAGGGTGTCGGAGAGGAACCCGACCGCCACGTGGTGCGACTGAAACGCCGGGAACTGCTTGAAGAGGTCGCTGTTCTCGGGATCCTCGATGTGATCCTCGATGCCGATCAGGCCGTCGCGGCGCGCCGTGTAGAAGAGCTGGTACAGCACGTTCAGCAGCTCCTGATACTCCTCGCGCCGAAAGGGCGCCGGCTTCAGGAGGGCCAGGATCTCGTGGAAGATCTCCTTCACCACGTGGGGAGGGTTCGCCACCACGAGGGCCCCCAGCCCCGCGCCGCCGATGATGATGAACTCCGAGATCTGCATCAGAACCATGAGGTTGCCACCATGCATGGTGTACCCCACGGCAATGCTGCCGAAGACGAAGATCATGCCTACTATGACGAACACGGAGAACCGGTCACTTTGAGCGGAGTCGGGATGCCCCCGGGGGGCGCTCGACAGAAGTATCGACGGCCCCCCGGAGAACTGGAGAGCGAGTGAGCACTTTCGACGGGTCCCGGAACGGGGCGACGAGCGAGACGATTCCGGCCACCGAACGCGTGCTGAGCGGCTTCTGCCACGACCTGAACGGGCAGCTGGCCAACGCCTCCGGGTTTCTCTACCTGCTCGGCTCCGACGAGGCGGGCGAAGGACCCCGCGGGTACCTGCGCGAGGCGCTCGACCGCATGGAGGAGCTCGTGCGCCAGCTGCGATGGCTCGCGCGCGACGGTCAGGTGGTGCCGGAGCCGGTGAGCACCGCGGATCTGGTCGCCTCGCTCGAGGCGCTCCTCACGCGGCTGCCCCGCTTTCACAACGCGCG contains the following coding sequences:
- a CDS encoding flagellin, which produces MRVNTNIASINAQRSLGMSNTSVSRSLGRLSSGFRINRAADDAAGLGIANQLRADLRALKQASRNAEQSNALLQVAEGGAQQIQGILERMKELATQSVSDNVDSNGRARIETEFQELMGEIDRIADSTKYQGSALLDGSFGAQVDSNVVNSTVLAGGTEITGATISGVAAGTYTLTRDNTGGAETITLANSDSSLTQTVSLVGFTAGGSISFDAFGVTLQTSNAFDITAAGDGAGDLVVAGTTAEFVVGASGNLADDKITMSGVNLTVAGLSMTGSSLATDTVAETALAAIDAAIGVVSDAFSEIGAKQNRLDYASANVNAAIENFAAAESVIRDADMAAEMAELTKNQILQQAGVSVLAQANQAPQLVLRLLQ
- a CDS encoding response regulator: MNNARNGAQIRVLVADDDPSLRLALTMVFQRAGHDVVAAEHTDAAREIVAADRADVALIDAGMPRDGVAFWKECREGDNALAGALLVTGDVWALGELARHPMVLEKPFDFRALVERVERLAAAGDQPGSPPV
- a CDS encoding flagellar motor protein MotB — translated: MGLKSQPKIIVVRPRRKKSGGGHHGGSWKVAYADFVTAMMAFFMVMWIVSMDDGVKDVVEGYFNNPIGFKRGYANGSSPAFSGSNPVTAPPRPITNPDGVTGSEAAPPLPDQAELEAAAAQIRTGVEQLELQGVEAEISVAVTAEGLRVEMAEGAEGETFFEFGSANPEAALERVLALVGESLAALPNSIVIEGHTDAAPYPRAGYTNWELSVDRANTARRMLTTLGVAEERVLEVRGYADRQLRYPDEPRNPGNRRVTLFVTSSPESSGAAAAGAIQTGGDPG
- the motA gene encoding flagellar motor stator protein MotA, which encodes MIFVFGSIAVGYTMHGGNLMVLMQISEFIIIGGAGLGALVVANPPHVVKEIFHEILALLKPAPFRREEYQELLNVLYQLFYTARRDGLIGIEDHIEDPENSDLFKQFPAFQSHHVAVGFLSDTLKVLLTGAVEDHHLQEILDLDIEQHHEERMEIPHAVATIADAMPGFGIVAAVLGVIITMGKIGGEPAVIGESVAAALVGTFVGVLLAYGVVGPIAKSIENRIKAENAYMLCIRTAILSFARGDSPLTSVEFARRSIHPEERPSFDEVEEMTRAPKAA